A region from the Vicia villosa cultivar HV-30 ecotype Madison, WI linkage group LG3, Vvil1.0, whole genome shotgun sequence genome encodes:
- the LOC131658172 gene encoding uncharacterized protein LOC131658172, which translates to MDQFEQNQAALRRDMDVMGDRMTQLMETLHVVVQGQDELRKSVASLIKETPTTSATGVPKPGENPDGGTTKLVDDYHNVIDLDHDITNEITETAKMYQALEERLKAVEVTKTSSFNTSALCLVPGIVIPPKFKVPDFDKPACRAPLEWYMKLERANVGTWGQLVDAFLKQYHYNTAMAPSRAQLQNMAQKSEESFKEYAQRWRELAARVQPPLLDRELIDLFMGTLKGPYLQHMKKEGETSTASVDQSRAPVYSAVPPPYYPMPYTVPGPSVPQAYAAALPQPWVAPQQPFIPQQQVTAPQNRQQNPRPQGQRGPQRARYQDRRIDPVPMTYAQLLPQLLAGQLVQLLELGPPPSPLPLGYDVNARCEFHSGAPGHTIEKCRAFKLKFQDLLDDKIISFTPTGPNVQNNPMPPHTGATNAVELWDEQILVTDVNEVKMPLATVKEHLVQQGVLCELHDFCLQCSSNPEECDRLRAEIQKLMDEGVIRVERVTPDEEEAVLEIPYYPAEVSKTQSASFVIHTPNTPLVIQALTTPLIIQAPNAPLAAHPQVPPPASPAPS; encoded by the exons ATGgaccaatttgaacagaatcaagctgccctccgtagagATATGGATGTCATGGGGGATAGGATGACCCAACTCATGGAGACCCTCCATGTCGTTGTTCAAGGACAAGATGAACTCAGGAAGAGTGTCGCTAGTTTGATCAAAGAGACTCCTACCACTTCTGCTACCGGAGTACCAAAACCTGGAGAGAATCCTGATGGTGGCACAACTAAGTTGGTGGACGATTACCACAACGttattgatcttgatcatgacATTACTAATGAGATAACTgaaactgctaagatgtaccaggcTCTCGAGGAACGCCTCAAGGCCGTTGAAGTCACCAAAACTTCAAGCTTCAATACTTCTGCactgtgcttggtacctgggattgttattcccccgaaatTTAAGGTGCCAGATttcgataa GCCAGCCTGTagagccccgttggagtggtatatgaagctTGAGAGGGCTAATGTCGGTACTTGGGGacaacttgttgatgccttcttgaaacaataccactataaTACTGCCATGGCTCCCAGCCGCGCTCAACTCCAAAATATGGCACAGAAGtctgaagaatctttcaaagagtacgcccagaggtggcgcgAACTTGCTGCTAGAGTTCAACCTCCCCTCCTCGACCGcgaattgattgatctgtttatgggtactCTAAAAGGCCCGTATCTTcaacacatg aagaaagaaggtgagaCCAGCACCGCCTCTGTTGATCAAAGCCGAGCCCCTGTGTACTCTGCTGTCCCACCCCCTTATTACCCGATGCCTTATACCGTTCCTGGCCCATCTGTTCCTCAGGCATATGCCGCTGCTCTCCCACAGCCATGGGTGGCACCTCAACAGCCATTCATCCCACAACAACAAGTTACGGCCCCTCAGAACCGTCAACAGAACCcaaggcctcaaggtcaaaggggcccacAGAGGGCAAGGTACCAAGataggcgtatagatccggtCCCGATGACGTATGCTCAActtctccctcagttgcttgcCGGTCAGTTGGTACAGCTTCTTGAACTTGGTCCTCCACCTAGTCCTCTTCCTCTTGGCTATGATGTTAATGCCcgttgtgaatttcattcaggggctccaggcCATACGATCGAAAAGTGCAGAGCATTCAAGTTGAAGTTTCAGGATCTCCTCGATGACAAAATTATTTCGTTCACCcccactggtcctaatgtgcagaataatcctatgcctccccacACAGGTGCGACCAATGCTGTTGAATTGTGGGATGAACAGATCCTGGTAACTGATGTTAATGAGGTCAAAATGCCGCTTGCAACTGTCAAGGAACACCTCGTGCAACAGGGAGTGTTATGTGAGCTACATGATTTCTGCCTACAATGTTCTTCAAATCCAGAGGAATGTGACAGATTGAGGGCTGAAatccaaaagctgatggatgaaggtGTCATTAGAGTGGAAAGAGTTACTCCCGATGAAGAGGAGGCCGTTCTAGAAATCCCCTACTATCCTGCTGAAGTATCAAAGACTCAGAGCGCTTCTTTTGTCATCCATACTCCGAATACTCCCTTGGTTATTCAGGCTCTGACAACTCCATTGATTATTCAAGCCCCAAATGCTCCTTTGGCCGCCCATCCTCAGGTTCCCCCTCCCGCATCTCCTGCTCCCTCTTAG